One stretch of Deinobacterium chartae DNA includes these proteins:
- a CDS encoding glycogen debranching N-terminal domain-containing protein, which produces MQQRSVLKENVLYWVGDADFGVYPGFEESGFYRRDTRYLSHYRWLLDGKPLRPLMQHLIRPYHLRQSCSNDDLGYLMKTGVRRDLMLGGLEATDTLHLSPYSAGARQLRLEVAADFSDMFQVRGAPKWERRFETAPVEGGVEFRYAGQDGVLRRAVITAEPAAEWDGQALSWTLEGAARVQVTARLLENDELPVPGDWTALEASYAQWMAAAPRLSDARDQEVLDRATADLRSLLFDTEHGPFPAAGIPWFVAPFGRDSLIIAHMLLPHHQDVVRGTLRLLAAKQGVRYDAVTLEQPGKILHEERVGEYTRTGHTPHRPYYGSVDATPLFVWLVGEYYRQSADLELVRELRPHWEAALGWMLSDADPDGDGFLEYTPHPGGITNQVWKDSSDSVFFEDGRDPDPQKPIAIVEVQGYAYAAYLAAAELYAVLGETELAGAFRARAETLRAAFVSAFYLPGLNYYAHGLDGDKRPMRVKTSNPAHALWTGIFPPEHAAMIAREALSSELWSGWGIRTVAEGAPRFNPVSYHNGSVWPHDTALAALGMRRYGLEAEARTVARALFDAARWSPDRRLHELFAGYAREDGPPVPFPAACHPQGWDAVIPLALAPLLEGTGQRESAD; this is translated from the coding sequence GTGCAGCAACGCAGTGTTCTGAAAGAAAACGTCCTGTACTGGGTGGGAGACGCCGACTTTGGCGTGTACCCCGGCTTCGAGGAGAGCGGCTTTTACCGCAGGGATACCCGCTACCTGTCGCACTACCGCTGGCTGCTCGACGGAAAGCCCCTGCGTCCGCTGATGCAGCATCTGATCCGGCCCTACCACCTGCGCCAGTCGTGCAGCAACGACGACCTCGGCTACCTGATGAAAACCGGGGTGCGCCGCGACCTGATGCTGGGCGGCCTGGAAGCCACCGATACGCTGCACCTCAGCCCTTACAGCGCCGGAGCGCGCCAGCTGCGCCTCGAGGTGGCCGCCGACTTCTCGGACATGTTCCAGGTGCGCGGCGCTCCGAAGTGGGAACGCCGCTTCGAGACCGCGCCGGTCGAAGGTGGCGTGGAGTTCCGTTACGCGGGGCAAGACGGTGTGCTGCGCCGCGCGGTGATCACGGCCGAGCCCGCCGCCGAGTGGGACGGTCAGGCCCTGAGCTGGACCCTGGAAGGAGCCGCCCGGGTGCAGGTCACCGCACGCCTGCTCGAAAACGACGAGCTCCCGGTTCCGGGCGACTGGACCGCCCTCGAGGCGAGCTACGCGCAGTGGATGGCAGCCGCCCCCCGCCTCTCGGACGCGCGCGACCAGGAGGTGCTCGACCGGGCGACCGCCGACCTGCGCTCGCTGCTGTTCGACACCGAGCACGGTCCGTTTCCGGCGGCGGGCATCCCCTGGTTCGTGGCCCCGTTCGGGCGCGACTCGCTCATCATCGCCCACATGCTGCTCCCCCACCACCAGGACGTGGTGCGCGGCACGCTGCGGCTGCTGGCGGCCAAGCAGGGCGTGCGGTACGACGCGGTAACCCTCGAGCAGCCCGGCAAGATCTTGCACGAGGAGCGGGTGGGCGAGTACACCCGCACCGGGCATACCCCGCATCGCCCGTACTACGGCAGCGTGGACGCCACGCCGCTGTTCGTATGGCTGGTGGGCGAGTACTACCGCCAATCCGCGGACCTCGAACTGGTGCGCGAGTTGCGGCCCCACTGGGAGGCAGCCCTGGGCTGGATGCTCTCCGACGCCGATCCGGACGGGGACGGCTTCCTCGAGTACACCCCGCACCCGGGCGGCATCACCAACCAGGTGTGGAAGGACTCGTCGGACTCGGTGTTCTTCGAAGACGGGCGCGACCCCGATCCCCAAAAGCCGATCGCGATCGTGGAGGTGCAGGGCTACGCCTATGCCGCCTATCTCGCGGCGGCCGAGCTGTACGCGGTGCTGGGCGAGACCGAACTGGCCGGCGCGTTCCGGGCGCGCGCCGAGACGCTGCGCGCCGCCTTCGTAAGCGCCTTTTACCTGCCCGGCCTGAACTACTACGCGCACGGTCTCGACGGCGACAAGCGCCCGATGCGGGTCAAGACCTCCAACCCGGCGCACGCGCTGTGGACCGGGATCTTTCCGCCCGAGCACGCCGCCATGATCGCGCGCGAAGCCCTCAGCAGCGAACTGTGGAGCGGCTGGGGCATCCGCACGGTCGCGGAGGGGGCGCCGCGCTTTAACCCGGTCTCGTACCACAACGGCTCGGTGTGGCCGCACGACACCGCCCTGGCCGCGCTGGGCATGCGCCGCTACGGCCTCGAGGCCGAGGCCAGAACGGTGGCGCGCGCGCTGTTCGACGCGGCACGCTGGAGCCCGGACCGCCGCCTGCACGAGCTGTTCGCCGGTTATGCCCGCGAGGACGGCCCGCCGGTACCGTTCCCGGCCGCCTGCCACCCGCAGGGTTGGGACGCGGTGATCCCGCTGGCCCTGGCTCCGCTGCTCGAGGGCACCGGGCAGCGCGAGTCGGCAGACTAG
- a CDS encoding DUF2087 domain-containing protein, translating to MLGKVLRAFFQGGRPVQIPAQRRKRDIILEELSRLFEPGREVNERLGALHPDCFTLRRELVGAGLLVRSSGYTPARTGTRRPERAECVHCRSRSCKDNSAAHRLRSAMSTLSTIADYLRQQDMTVSLEDNLIALALGEEGMGPMLILQTDEMNEGTLYVDLSITLEMGVDDDETFEALLLAANAINGQSRLCRVALDPVEDDESEHDPESPAPDLLLRTASGLVLGGTGEHDLATLRRHISLFLAEANAALQMLSGDLEDLEELLDEDAERGRQV from the coding sequence GTGCTGGGAAAGGTGCTGCGCGCCTTCTTCCAGGGTGGCCGCCCGGTACAGATTCCCGCGCAGCGCCGCAAGCGCGACATCATCCTCGAGGAACTCAGCCGCCTGTTCGAGCCCGGCCGCGAGGTGAACGAGCGCCTCGGCGCCCTGCACCCCGACTGCTTCACCTTGCGGCGCGAACTGGTCGGCGCAGGGCTGCTGGTGCGCAGCAGCGGGTATACACCCGCCCGAACCGGAACGCGCAGACCGGAGCGGGCTGAATGCGTTCACTGCCGCTCAAGGTCTTGTAAAGACAACTCAGCAGCGCACAGGTTACGATCAGCCATGTCGACTCTCAGCACCATCGCGGACTACCTGCGCCAGCAGGACATGACCGTCAGCCTCGAGGACAACCTGATCGCCCTGGCCCTGGGCGAAGAGGGCATGGGCCCCATGCTGATCTTGCAGACCGACGAGATGAACGAGGGCACGCTGTACGTGGACCTCTCGATCACCCTCGAGATGGGCGTGGACGACGACGAGACCTTTGAGGCCCTGCTGCTGGCGGCCAACGCCATCAACGGCCAGTCCCGGCTGTGCCGGGTGGCCCTCGACCCGGTCGAGGACGACGAGAGCGAACACGATCCGGAAAGTCCGGCCCCCGACCTGCTGCTGCGCACCGCCTCGGGTCTGGTGCTGGGCGGCACCGGCGAGCACGACCTCGCGACGCTGCGCCGCCACATCTCGCTGTTCCTGGCCGAGGCCAACGCGGCCTTACAGATGCTCAGCGGCGACCTCGAGGACCTCGAGGAGCTGCTCGACGAGGACGCCGAGCGCGGCAGACAGGTTTAA
- a CDS encoding TerC family protein: MEWITNPDIWIALLTLTVLEVVLGIDNIIFISILAGKLPAEQQARARTIGLALAMITRILLLFGLAWVVRLTAPLFSVFGHEISGRDLILLAGGLFLIYKATKEIFERLEGEEGHASARVVPSFAAVIGQILILDIVFSLDSVITAVGMADDVGVMIAAVIIAVTVMLFAAGPISNFVNRHPSVKMLALSFLLLIGTSLVAEGFEQHIPKGYIYFAMGFSVFVEFLNLRARTRSKPVELHQAYREPGQQG, from the coding sequence ATGGAATGGATCACGAACCCTGACATCTGGATAGCCCTGCTCACCCTGACGGTCCTCGAGGTGGTGCTCGGCATCGACAACATCATCTTCATCTCGATCCTGGCCGGAAAACTGCCCGCCGAGCAGCAGGCCCGCGCCCGCACGATCGGTCTGGCACTCGCCATGATCACCCGCATCCTGCTGCTCTTCGGCCTGGCCTGGGTCGTGCGGCTCACCGCACCGCTGTTCAGCGTGTTCGGGCACGAAATCTCCGGACGCGACCTGATCTTGCTGGCCGGCGGCCTCTTCCTGATCTACAAGGCCACCAAGGAGATCTTTGAACGCCTCGAGGGCGAAGAAGGCCATGCCAGCGCGCGCGTGGTGCCGTCTTTCGCAGCCGTGATCGGTCAGATCCTGATCCTGGACATCGTGTTCTCGCTGGACTCGGTGATCACGGCGGTCGGCATGGCCGACGACGTGGGCGTGATGATCGCGGCGGTCATCATCGCCGTGACGGTAATGCTGTTCGCCGCCGGACCGATCTCGAACTTCGTCAACCGTCACCCCAGCGTGAAGATGCTGGCCCTGAGCTTCCTGCTGTTGATCGGCACCTCGCTGGTGGCCGAGGGCTTCGAGCAGCACATTCCCAAGGGCTACATCTACTTCGCCATGGGCTTCTCGGTGTTCGTGGAGTTCCTCAACCTGCGGGCCCGCACCCGCAGCAAACCGGTGGAACTGCACCAGGCGTACCGCGAACCCGGACAGCAGGGCTGA
- a CDS encoding PQQ-binding-like beta-propeller repeat protein: protein MISHRIRLFSLALSPLLAALLLGGPSQAQTAPVASYQGPITQDPAAQVRERQPLWRVTLQPQPEDPLAARSVIGNGRVYYLDGGRLHARGLADGRVRWTYGSGLEGPLTYASGGRVILNVGGQIVALQADSGRVVWKVPLKSRAYHLEARGSDVFATTAEAGLAIDAASGQVRWRLEETELQGIAGVARGVLLWSAYQGEPHFSATYGVDLQSGQKLWRLGRTAGPLAIEGDNAVLLDAGWLGNDDLASTAIVIDLRSGREVGRRSFRADFSCDGMYSRSTGELRFSGATAYVTERCGTRVAQYPAVGGREPQLRFSAPYGAVFRAGPVQGLLLFETRDGSLLGIPTAGRQPVSYNGVSMPTGPGRSLGLYGHPLSRLDVFGKRLYVGTTDGLFYATDLDTRRTRYFVRTRPQGFGPTLKAGPYLLLQTPGELLVVQDLE, encoded by the coding sequence ATGATTTCACACCGCATCCGCCTCTTTTCGCTCGCCCTGAGCCCGTTGCTGGCCGCCTTGCTGCTGGGCGGCCCGTCTCAGGCCCAGACCGCGCCGGTCGCCAGTTACCAGGGCCCCATCACCCAAGACCCCGCCGCGCAGGTCCGGGAGCGGCAACCGCTGTGGCGCGTCACGCTGCAGCCGCAGCCTGAAGACCCGCTCGCCGCGCGCAGCGTGATCGGCAACGGCCGGGTCTACTATCTCGACGGCGGTCGGCTGCACGCACGCGGCCTCGCGGACGGCCGCGTGCGCTGGACCTACGGCTCGGGCCTCGAGGGGCCGCTCACCTACGCGAGCGGGGGCCGCGTGATCCTGAACGTCGGCGGGCAAATCGTGGCCCTGCAGGCCGACTCGGGCCGGGTGGTGTGGAAAGTGCCGCTCAAGAGCCGCGCTTACCACCTCGAGGCGCGCGGCAGCGACGTGTTTGCCACCACCGCCGAGGCCGGGCTCGCCATCGACGCAGCGAGCGGCCAGGTGCGCTGGCGCCTCGAGGAGACCGAGCTGCAGGGCATTGCCGGGGTGGCGCGGGGCGTGCTGCTGTGGTCGGCGTATCAGGGTGAGCCGCACTTCAGCGCCACCTACGGCGTGGACCTGCAGAGCGGGCAGAAGCTGTGGCGGCTGGGCCGCACCGCCGGGCCGCTGGCCATCGAGGGCGACAACGCAGTGCTGCTCGACGCGGGCTGGCTGGGAAACGACGACCTGGCTTCCACCGCGATCGTGATCGACCTGCGCAGCGGCCGGGAAGTCGGGCGCCGCAGCTTCCGGGCCGATTTCAGCTGCGACGGCATGTACTCGCGCTCTACCGGCGAACTGCGCTTCTCGGGAGCTACGGCTTACGTGACCGAACGCTGCGGTACCCGGGTCGCACAGTACCCGGCGGTGGGCGGACGCGAACCGCAGCTGCGTTTTTCTGCCCCCTACGGCGCCGTGTTCCGCGCTGGCCCCGTACAGGGACTGCTGCTGTTCGAGACCCGCGACGGCAGCCTGCTGGGCATACCCACGGCGGGCAGGCAACCGGTCAGCTACAACGGGGTCAGCATGCCGACCGGTCCGGGGCGTTCGCTGGGCCTGTACGGGCACCCGCTCTCCCGGCTTGACGTGTTCGGCAAACGCCTGTACGTGGGCACCACCGACGGGCTGTTTTACGCGACTGACCTGGACACGCGCCGCACCCGCTACTTCGTGCGCACCCGCCCGCAGGGGTTTGGTCCCACCCTCAAAGCCGGGCCGTACCTGCTGCTGCAAACTCCCGGCGAACTGCTGGTGGTCCAAGACCTCGAGTGA
- a CDS encoding HAD family hydrolase produces the protein MKSKAIVFDLDGTLVDSLGDISAAFRRAFETHQLTVPEEQEVRALIGKPLSEMYASFVEPEYVERLVAAYRADYAERCAERTRPFPGAVELLRDLRAAGFKTAVATTKITWMARRVTDRLGLTELIDHVQGTDDFPHKPAPDVIHRALEALDAEGLWMVGDTVTDIQAGKAAGLKTYAVSWGTHDAARLATSQPDVLADDLEGLRAALLDSVNR, from the coding sequence GTGAAGAGCAAGGCCATCGTATTTGACCTCGACGGAACCCTGGTGGATTCGCTTGGGGACATCAGCGCCGCGTTTCGCCGCGCTTTCGAGACCCATCAGCTGACCGTGCCCGAGGAACAGGAGGTGCGGGCCCTGATCGGCAAGCCGCTCAGCGAGATGTACGCGAGCTTCGTGGAGCCCGAATACGTGGAGCGCCTGGTCGCCGCTTACCGTGCCGACTACGCCGAACGCTGCGCCGAACGTACCCGCCCCTTTCCGGGCGCGGTGGAACTGCTGCGTGACCTGCGCGCCGCCGGGTTCAAGACGGCGGTCGCGACCACCAAGATCACCTGGATGGCGCGGCGCGTCACCGACCGTCTGGGCCTGACCGAGCTGATCGACCACGTCCAGGGCACCGATGACTTTCCGCACAAGCCCGCCCCGGACGTGATTCACCGCGCCCTCGAGGCGCTGGACGCCGAAGGCCTGTGGATGGTGGGCGACACGGTCACCGACATTCAGGCGGGCAAGGCGGCCGGGCTGAAAACCTACGCGGTCAGCTGGGGCACGCACGACGCCGCGCGGCTGGCGACCTCGCAGCCCGACGTGCTCGCCGACGATCTCGAGGGGCTGCGCGCCGCGCTGCTGGATTCGGTGAACCGCTAA
- a CDS encoding 50S ribosomal protein L11 methyltransferase, with translation MVTYTIPGNLEDLDAETPALWDAGCLGLEEAAGEVRAYFEHPVELPLAGRWQDVPNEDWLERWKRDLTPVTVGRVTVVPSWLEQSVPAGQIKLVIDPGMAFGTGHHATTRFGVRALQELDLRGKRVLDVGAGTGLLALVAAALGARAEGVDLDPITVPIARENAERNGLEARFVEGTLSDILEEGPWDVLVCNLYAELHDALAGEYRAALLPGGPLILTGILEGRLELVRSALEREGFSNVRSELDGEWALVTARRSQEA, from the coding sequence ATGGTGACCTACACGATTCCCGGCAACCTCGAAGACCTTGACGCCGAGACCCCGGCGCTGTGGGACGCAGGCTGCCTGGGCCTCGAGGAGGCCGCGGGCGAGGTCCGCGCCTACTTTGAACATCCGGTGGAGCTGCCGCTGGCAGGCCGCTGGCAGGACGTACCCAACGAGGACTGGCTGGAGCGCTGGAAGCGCGACCTGACCCCGGTCACGGTCGGGCGGGTGACGGTGGTTCCCTCGTGGCTCGAACAGAGCGTGCCCGCAGGGCAGATCAAGCTGGTGATCGACCCGGGCATGGCCTTTGGCACCGGGCATCACGCGACCACCCGCTTTGGGGTGCGCGCCCTGCAGGAGCTGGACCTGCGCGGCAAGCGGGTGCTCGATGTGGGAGCTGGAACCGGGCTGCTGGCCCTGGTGGCCGCCGCCCTGGGTGCCCGCGCCGAAGGCGTGGACCTCGATCCCATCACGGTGCCCATTGCCCGTGAGAACGCCGAGCGCAACGGCCTCGAGGCGCGCTTCGTCGAGGGCACGCTCTCGGACATCCTCGAGGAGGGCCCCTGGGACGTGCTGGTCTGCAACCTGTACGCCGAACTGCACGACGCGCTGGCCGGCGAATACCGCGCAGCCCTCCTGCCCGGCGGGCCGCTGATCCTAACCGGCATCCTCGAGGGACGGTTAGAACTCGTCCGCTCGGCCCTCGAGCGCGAGGGCTTCAGCAACGTGCGCAGCGAGCTGGACGGCGAGTGGGCGCTGGTCACCGCCCGCCGTTCTCAGGAGGCCTGA
- a CDS encoding 16S rRNA (uracil(1498)-N(3))-methyltransferase, whose product MRVEQLESPLSVQGKEVRHLHVLRLKPGDTLAVFDGQGLEAEARIVELAEFSATLELGEAREVAREHPQAVTLAVALLKGDKLSDVVRQATELGAARIQLLQTRYADVPDIGDNKLSRLRRVAEEAAKQSRRAVVPEVLAPVPLARLPEVSCGFVAHPGSGERLLDHLDWSAEVWLASGPEGGFSEAEIELLRSRGYRAITLGPRILRAETAPVALLGAIAATGV is encoded by the coding sequence ATGCGGGTCGAACAGCTCGAGAGCCCGCTGAGCGTACAGGGCAAGGAGGTGCGTCACCTGCACGTACTGCGCCTGAAACCCGGCGACACCCTGGCGGTATTCGACGGACAGGGCCTCGAGGCCGAGGCACGCATCGTGGAACTGGCCGAGTTCAGCGCCACCCTCGAGCTGGGTGAGGCCCGCGAGGTGGCGCGCGAGCACCCGCAGGCGGTAACGCTGGCGGTAGCCCTGCTCAAGGGAGACAAGCTCTCGGACGTGGTACGACAGGCGACCGAACTCGGCGCCGCGCGCATTCAGCTGTTGCAAACCCGTTACGCCGACGTGCCCGACATCGGGGACAACAAGCTCTCCCGGCTGCGGCGGGTGGCCGAGGAGGCCGCCAAACAGTCGCGGCGCGCGGTGGTTCCCGAGGTGCTCGCCCCCGTTCCGCTGGCCCGGCTGCCCGAGGTGAGCTGCGGCTTCGTGGCGCACCCGGGTTCGGGCGAGCGGCTGCTGGACCACCTGGACTGGTCGGCGGAGGTGTGGCTGGCCAGCGGCCCCGAGGGCGGCTTCTCGGAAGCCGAGATCGAACTGCTGCGCAGCCGGGGGTACCGGGCCATCACCTTGGGGCCGCGCATCCTGCGGGCCGAGACCGCTCCGGTGGCACTGCTGGGTGCCATCGCCGCTACGGGGGTTTAG
- a CDS encoding inorganic pyrophosphatase produces MHPQPASFPRRAVFVLEWLRGSCERFVLQGDHLQPYRTEPLPAPVHYGCLPGTLNPADGVEVDAVLLGPAERTGWAGEFDVVGLLHLEDLDHKVILGSLAGVEALLAWFPPERGARLEPAENAWAWLAALRSPSA; encoded by the coding sequence ATGCACCCGCAGCCCGCTAGCTTCCCGCGCCGCGCCGTTTTCGTGCTCGAGTGGCTGCGCGGATCGTGCGAACGCTTTGTCCTGCAGGGCGACCACCTGCAGCCGTACCGCACCGAGCCGCTGCCCGCGCCGGTGCACTACGGCTGCCTTCCCGGAACCCTCAACCCGGCCGACGGGGTCGAGGTGGACGCGGTGCTGCTCGGACCCGCCGAGCGGACAGGATGGGCGGGCGAGTTCGACGTGGTGGGACTGCTGCACCTCGAGGACCTCGATCACAAGGTGATCTTGGGCAGCCTGGCGGGGGTGGAGGCCTTGCTGGCGTGGTTTCCGCCCGAACGCGGCGCCCGCCTCGAGCCGGCAGAAAACGCCTGGGCGTGGCTGGCCGCGCTGCGGTCTCCCTCAGCATAA